One window of the Acidobacteriota bacterium genome contains the following:
- a CDS encoding GTP-binding protein — translation MGKEKFERTKPHVNVGTIGHVDHGKTTLTAAITTVLASQGLAETVA, via the coding sequence ATGGGTAAGGAAAAGTTTGAGCGCACAAAGCCGCACGTGAACGTGGGTACGATCGGTCACGTCGATCACGGTAAGACGACGTTGACGGCGGCGATCACGACGGTGTTGGCCTCTCAGGGTCTTGCGGAGACGGTGGCCT
- a CDS encoding glycosyltransferase family 39 protein, producing MARGLPGAPPLVVLSAVSLVLLWWAVAGFWTLSAVQRFDRAGAVLWVLLLALVGWRWGRGGQRLRWRSLFERLRALPEGWLWCGVLAVASLRLLRSLAAPPLAWDALTYHLYKAGRFVQTGGWAREPAPDTGGAYEYLSPLVESLYAWSLLPTHRDGLVPLVGFAFWGLGQVALYGTARELGAGRRGSLLASAAVAASPAALTYLGSAYVDLAGLAFFALGALFFCRWRRTRRSLDGVLTVAALGLGAGAKLTLVPAVAVLAVSFLFTARSLTGRGKLLALGAVGVAVPPYLRSWLETGSPIFPVGLEIFGWSGHPLAAPEALAGVVDTLAGPFATAALLLFAPLGGAFNGPGPALVILPLLAIVAFAGSGRRLERGVFALVAVVSLALFLSPAMVLIRTTTMAATTGRYFLPGLAALAILAAGFRGPWARALAWLAVIGGAWLARPRAWSASEAVPLAVVLALAVVAIAVVAGVRRGLALGWLGTRVAIVSAALLIGLGTAALEQVRQGHRYEIYRAAAERPPLFHLHRLHGAYAGAWPLWQALDGPRPLRLAVTAGWDRLGHNWYRYPLLGSRLQNQVFYVPITAAGEVVDYRDETAIAERADRQAWLRRLRAERIDAVVSLAPRWTVEDQWLRAAPQLFRRVAGDERNFHAAFGVDSVALEAALAGAGEALPASP from the coding sequence GTGGCTCGCGGCTTGCCTGGAGCGCCGCCGCTGGTGGTCCTGTCGGCGGTTTCCCTCGTCCTGCTCTGGTGGGCCGTCGCCGGCTTCTGGACGCTTTCGGCGGTGCAGCGATTCGATCGTGCTGGTGCCGTCCTCTGGGTACTTCTCCTGGCCCTGGTCGGCTGGCGCTGGGGGCGGGGTGGCCAACGGCTGCGATGGCGAAGTCTCTTCGAGCGCCTCCGGGCTCTTCCCGAAGGCTGGCTGTGGTGTGGCGTTCTGGCCGTCGCCTCGCTCCGGCTGCTGCGCAGCCTGGCGGCGCCGCCGCTGGCCTGGGACGCGCTGACCTATCACCTCTACAAGGCCGGTCGCTTCGTGCAGACCGGCGGCTGGGCTCGCGAGCCGGCGCCGGACACCGGGGGAGCCTACGAGTACCTGTCGCCGCTGGTCGAGTCGCTCTATGCCTGGAGCTTACTGCCGACCCACCGTGACGGCTTGGTGCCGCTGGTCGGATTCGCCTTCTGGGGGCTTGGCCAGGTGGCGCTCTACGGCACCGCTCGGGAGCTCGGTGCCGGGCGTCGCGGCAGCCTTTTGGCATCTGCCGCGGTGGCCGCCAGCCCCGCCGCCCTGACTTATCTCGGCAGTGCCTATGTCGACCTCGCCGGCCTGGCCTTCTTTGCCCTTGGCGCCCTCTTCTTCTGCCGCTGGCGTCGCACTCGCCGGTCGCTGGACGGAGTTTTGACCGTTGCTGCTCTCGGGCTCGGAGCCGGAGCCAAGCTGACGTTGGTGCCGGCGGTCGCGGTGCTGGCGGTTTCTTTTCTCTTCACGGCCCGCTCGCTCACCGGGCGCGGCAAGCTACTCGCCCTCGGGGCCGTCGGCGTCGCCGTGCCGCCCTACTTGCGGAGCTGGCTCGAAACCGGGTCGCCGATCTTTCCGGTGGGTCTGGAGATCTTCGGCTGGTCGGGGCATCCGCTGGCGGCGCCGGAAGCCCTGGCCGGCGTGGTCGACACCTTGGCGGGACCTTTCGCGACGGCCGCTCTCCTGCTGTTCGCGCCCTTGGGCGGAGCCTTCAATGGTCCCGGTCCGGCCCTGGTGATCCTGCCCTTGCTGGCCATCGTGGCCTTCGCCGGCTCCGGCCGGCGCCTCGAACGAGGGGTCTTCGCGCTCGTCGCAGTGGTCTCGCTGGCCCTGTTCTTGAGCCCGGCCATGGTGTTGATCCGCACCACCACCATGGCGGCCACCACCGGACGCTACTTTCTGCCGGGGCTGGCGGCGCTGGCGATCCTCGCCGCCGGCTTCCGCGGTCCTTGGGCTCGCGCCCTCGCTTGGCTGGCGGTGATCGGCGGCGCCTGGCTGGCGCGACCTCGGGCCTGGTCGGCGAGCGAGGCCGTTCCGCTGGCGGTGGTATTGGCGCTCGCCGTCGTCGCCATCGCCGTCGTTGCCGGCGTTCGGCGAGGACTGGCCTTGGGGTGGCTCGGGACGCGGGTCGCCATCGTGTCGGCGGCGCTGCTGATCGGGTTGGGGACGGCGGCCCTGGAGCAGGTTCGGCAGGGCCATCGCTATGAGATCTACCGCGCTGCGGCCGAACGTCCGCCCCTCTTCCATCTCCATCGGCTGCACGGCGCCTACGCCGGGGCCTGGCCCCTTTGGCAGGCCCTCGACGGGCCGCGTCCCCTGCGCCTGGCGGTGACCGCCGGTTGGGATCGTCTAGGCCACAACTGGTATCGCTACCCGCTGCTCGGCAGCCGATTGCAGAACCAGGTCTTCTACGTGCCGATCACCGCGGCTGGCGAGGTCGTCGACTATCGCGACGAAACCGCCATCGCCGAGCGCGCCGACCGCCAAGCCTGGCTCCGGCGACTGCGGGCGGAGCGGATCGATGCGGTCGTCTCGCTGGCTCCGCGCTGGACCGTCGAGGACCAATGGCTACGCGCCGCGCCGCAGCTGTTTCGTCGTGTCGCCGGCGACGAGCGCAACTTCCACGCCGCCTTCGGGGTCGATTCGGTCGCCCTCGAGGCCGCCCTCGCAGGCGCCGGAGAGGCCTTGCCAGCGTCGCCTTGA
- a CDS encoding RNA methyltransferase: MFIYGYHPVREALRRQASEVRKVMVASARGGSRRREIERLCQRLGIPLEGLHGDRLEGRVHNGFAAELVGDRAKAGRRSAGGQSAERRSDPELQVLVEDVQDPRNLGALLRVAEGAGVGRLMVRDRGSAPLNAAAIKTSAGASEWLPVERITNSAQVIERLQQDGYWVYGLAAGGKAPWEVDLRGKAVLCFGGEEKGLRARTRNLCDDILGLPMRGRVESLNLATAAAAVLYEAVRQRLGEEPKP; the protein is encoded by the coding sequence ATGTTCATCTACGGCTACCATCCGGTGCGCGAGGCGTTGCGGCGCCAGGCTTCGGAGGTTCGCAAGGTGATGGTGGCCAGTGCCCGCGGCGGCTCTCGCCGGCGGGAGATCGAGCGCCTCTGCCAGCGCCTCGGCATCCCCCTCGAAGGACTGCATGGCGACCGTCTCGAAGGGCGGGTCCACAACGGATTCGCCGCCGAGCTGGTCGGCGATCGCGCCAAGGCCGGGCGGCGATCCGCCGGCGGTCAGTCCGCCGAGCGGCGGTCCGATCCGGAGCTCCAGGTGCTGGTCGAGGATGTTCAGGACCCGCGCAACCTCGGCGCTCTGCTGCGCGTCGCCGAAGGGGCCGGAGTCGGCCGGCTGATGGTACGGGATCGCGGCTCGGCGCCGCTCAACGCCGCGGCGATCAAGACCTCCGCCGGCGCCAGCGAGTGGCTGCCCGTCGAGCGCATCACCAACTCGGCGCAGGTCATCGAGCGACTGCAGCAGGACGGCTATTGGGTTTACGGCCTGGCCGCCGGCGGCAAGGCGCCCTGGGAGGTCGATCTGCGCGGCAAAGCGGTGCTCTGCTTCGGTGGCGAAGAGAAGGGGCTGCGCGCCCGTACCCGGAACCTCTGCGACGACATCCTCGGCCTGCCGATGCGCGGTCGGGTGGAGAGCCTCAACCTCGCGACCGCCGCCGCGGCGGTGCTCTATGAGGCCGTTCGGCAGCGCCTCGGCGAGGAGCCGAAACCCTGA
- the frr gene encoding ribosome recycling factor, whose amino-acid sequence MQELFREIEIKMKQVVDHLHHELKTLRTGRASLSMLDGVTVDYYGTPTPLNQLAGLSVPEPTMIVAQAYDKSQIGAIEKAIMQADLGLNPSNDGSVIRIPIPPLTEERRKEFVKKAHDLSESSRNGIRQARREGNDRLKKMESDKEISQDDEHRGHDEMQKLHDHYIKQINDALAAKEAAIMEV is encoded by the coding sequence ATGCAAGAGCTGTTTCGCGAGATCGAGATCAAGATGAAGCAGGTGGTAGACCACCTGCACCACGAACTGAAGACCTTGCGGACCGGTCGCGCATCCCTCTCGATGCTGGATGGCGTGACGGTGGACTACTACGGGACTCCGACGCCGCTCAATCAGCTCGCCGGATTGAGCGTCCCGGAGCCCACGATGATCGTCGCCCAGGCCTACGACAAGAGCCAGATCGGTGCCATCGAGAAGGCCATCATGCAGGCTGACCTCGGACTCAATCCGTCGAATGACGGGTCGGTGATCCGCATCCCGATCCCACCCCTGACGGAGGAGCGGCGCAAGGAGTTCGTCAAGAAGGCCCACGACCTGTCCGAGTCGAGCCGCAATGGCATCCGCCAGGCGCGGCGCGAGGGCAATGATCGCCTCAAGAAGATGGAGTCGGACAAGGAGATCAGCCAGGACGACGAGCACCGCGGCCACGACGAGATGCAAAAGCTCCACGATCACTACATCAAGCAGATCAACGATGCCCTCGCTGCCAAGGAAGCGGCGATCATGGAGGTCTAG
- the pyrH gene encoding UMP kinase: protein MTQAAKYGRILLKLSGEALMGSQSFGIDESMVSSISEDICEVHELGVQIAIVIGGGNIIRGLAASHRGIDRVTGDYMGMLGTVINALALQDRLEKCGVTTRVQTALDMRDVAEPFIRRRALRHLEKGRIVIFAAGTGNPFFTTDSAAALRANEINADILLKATNVAGIYSADPRLDPQAELLPEVTYQQLLERNLRVMDAAAISLCRDNGIPIAVFDLHDRGSTGRVVRGEAVGSVVTS, encoded by the coding sequence ATGACGCAAGCGGCGAAATACGGGCGCATCCTGCTGAAGCTCTCGGGAGAAGCCCTGATGGGCTCCCAGTCCTTTGGTATCGACGAGAGCATGGTGTCTTCGATCAGCGAAGACATCTGCGAAGTCCATGAGCTGGGAGTCCAGATCGCCATCGTCATCGGCGGCGGCAACATCATTCGCGGACTGGCGGCGAGCCACCGCGGCATCGACCGGGTGACCGGCGATTACATGGGGATGTTGGGCACGGTGATCAACGCCCTCGCCCTGCAGGATCGGCTGGAGAAGTGCGGCGTCACGACGCGGGTGCAGACCGCCCTCGACATGCGTGACGTCGCCGAGCCCTTTATTCGACGGCGGGCCCTGCGCCACCTCGAGAAGGGGCGCATCGTCATCTTTGCGGCCGGCACCGGCAATCCGTTCTTCACCACCGACAGTGCGGCGGCGCTGCGCGCCAACGAGATCAACGCCGACATCCTCCTCAAGGCGACCAATGTCGCCGGCATTTACAGCGCCGATCCGCGCCTCGATCCGCAGGCCGAGCTCTTGCCGGAGGTCACCTACCAGCAGCTCCTCGAGCGCAATCTGCGGGTGATGGACGCCGCCGCCATCAGCCTCTGCCGCGACAACGGCATTCCGATCGCCGTCTTCGACCTCCACGACCGCGGCAGTACCGGCCGTGTGGTGCGCGGTGAGGCGGTGGGATCGGTGGTGACCTCCTGA
- the tsf gene encoding translation elongation factor Ts, translated as MQVTAQMVKELRERTSAGMMDCKKALMETGGDLKAAAEYLRKKGLAAAAEKAGRIAAEGAVGSYIHAGGKIGVLVEVNCETDFVARTDEFQALIKDIAMHIAAAQPKFIERGEVTSSLLDKEREIFRQQAIDAGKPEQVVDRIVEGKIGKYYSEHCLLEQAFVKDPDKSVGDMISEKVAKIGENIKVRRFERYLLGEGLEKRSEDFAAEVQAQMGA; from the coding sequence ATGCAAGTGACCGCTCAGATGGTCAAGGAGCTTCGCGAGCGCACCAGCGCTGGCATGATGGACTGCAAGAAGGCCCTGATGGAGACCGGGGGCGACCTCAAGGCGGCGGCCGAGTACCTGCGCAAGAAGGGCTTGGCGGCGGCGGCCGAGAAGGCCGGCCGGATCGCCGCCGAAGGCGCCGTGGGCAGCTATATCCACGCCGGCGGCAAGATCGGCGTGTTGGTGGAGGTCAACTGTGAGACCGACTTCGTGGCTCGCACCGATGAGTTCCAGGCGCTGATCAAGGACATCGCCATGCACATCGCCGCCGCCCAGCCGAAGTTCATCGAGCGTGGCGAAGTGACGTCCAGTCTGCTCGACAAGGAGCGCGAGATCTTCCGCCAGCAGGCGATCGATGCCGGCAAACCGGAGCAGGTCGTCGACCGCATCGTCGAAGGCAAGATCGGCAAGTACTACTCCGAGCACTGCCTCCTCGAGCAGGCCTTCGTCAAAGATCCGGACAAGTCCGTCGGCGACATGATCTCCGAGAAGGTCGCCAAGATCGGCGAGAACATCAAGGTGCGCCGCTTCGAGCGTTACCTCCTCGGCGAGGGTCTCGAGAAGCGCTCCGAGGACTTCGCGGCCGAGGTCCAGGCCCAGATGGGCGCCTGA
- the rpsB gene encoding 30S ribosomal protein S2 has translation MVEVSMRELLEAGVHFGHQTRRWNPKMKRYIFGKRSGIYIIDLQKTLAMVDDAVEFVRALAANGKTLLFVGTKRQAQEVIAEEAKRCGGFSVTHRWLGGTLTNFTTIRQSIDQLHEIEARLADEASSMTKKERLRLERERDRMARNLDGIREMKRVPDALFVVDPKREGIAVAEANKLGIPVIAIVDTNCDPELVDFIIPGNDDAIRSIRLFASKLADAFLEGSQRLDQAEMIRSKDAAPAAAEGGASA, from the coding sequence ATGGTCGAAGTCAGTATGAGAGAGCTGCTGGAAGCGGGGGTCCACTTCGGGCACCAGACCCGGCGCTGGAACCCCAAGATGAAGCGCTACATCTTTGGCAAGCGCAGTGGCATCTACATCATCGATCTGCAGAAGACCCTCGCGATGGTCGACGATGCGGTCGAGTTCGTCCGGGCCCTGGCGGCCAACGGCAAGACGCTGCTCTTCGTGGGCACCAAGCGCCAGGCCCAAGAGGTGATCGCCGAAGAGGCCAAGCGCTGTGGTGGCTTCTCCGTGACCCACCGCTGGCTGGGTGGCACGTTGACCAACTTCACCACCATTCGCCAGTCGATCGATCAGCTCCACGAGATCGAAGCGCGCCTCGCCGACGAGGCCAGCTCGATGACCAAGAAGGAGCGTCTGCGGCTCGAGCGCGAGCGCGACCGGATGGCCCGCAACCTCGATGGTATTCGCGAGATGAAGCGGGTTCCGGATGCCCTGTTCGTGGTCGATCCGAAGCGCGAGGGCATTGCCGTGGCGGAGGCCAACAAGCTCGGCATTCCGGTGATCGCCATCGTCGACACCAATTGCGACCCCGAGCTGGTCGACTTCATCATTCCGGGCAACGACGACGCGATTCGGTCGATCCGACTGTTCGCTTCGAAGCTCGCCGACGCCTTCCTCGAGGGATCTCAGCGCCTCGACCAGGCGGAGATGATTCGCAGCAAGGATGCCGCCCCGGCGGCGGCCGAGGGCGGAGCTTCCGCCTAG
- the rpsI gene encoding 30S ribosomal protein S9, with protein sequence MSPNTQYYGTGRRKTAAARVFLRPGSGNVTVNGRDLDTYFPNDIHKMVIKQPLQLTETVEKFDIFVTVKGGGSTGQAGAVRHGISRALLEYNAELRDRLKSAGLLTRDPRKKERKKYGQKGARARFQFSKR encoded by the coding sequence TTGAGCCCCAACACTCAGTACTACGGAACGGGACGCCGCAAGACGGCGGCGGCGAGGGTCTTCCTTCGGCCGGGATCGGGCAACGTGACCGTCAACGGTCGTGACCTCGACACCTACTTCCCGAACGACATTCACAAGATGGTCATCAAGCAGCCCCTGCAGCTCACCGAGACGGTCGAGAAGTTCGACATCTTCGTCACGGTGAAGGGCGGTGGTAGTACCGGGCAGGCGGGCGCTGTGCGCCACGGCATCTCCCGGGCGCTGCTCGAGTACAACGCCGAGCTGCGGGACCGGCTCAAGTCGGCCGGCCTGCTGACCCGCGATCCTCGCAAGAAGGAGCGCAAGAAGTACGGTCAGAAGGGCGCCCGGGCTCGCTTCCAGTTCAGCAAGAGGTAA
- the rplM gene encoding 50S ribosomal protein L13, with amino-acid sequence MSRTYSPKLSEIDRRWYVVDAAGVSLGRLAARVARILMGKHKPTWAPHLDTGDFVIVLNAEKTVLTGRKEEQKIYYRHSGRPGGLKQQTAAELRQRKPEKLIEFAVRGMLPKGPLGRRQGKKLKVYAGGEHPHAAQQPEVLELTAQAAG; translated from the coding sequence ATGAGCAGAACCTACAGCCCCAAGCTGTCCGAGATCGACCGGCGCTGGTACGTCGTCGATGCGGCGGGGGTTTCCCTGGGCCGACTGGCGGCGAGGGTTGCCCGCATTCTGATGGGCAAGCACAAGCCGACCTGGGCGCCGCACCTCGACACGGGCGATTTCGTCATCGTCCTCAATGCCGAGAAGACGGTCCTCACCGGGCGCAAGGAAGAACAGAAGATCTATTACCGCCACAGTGGCCGGCCGGGTGGCCTCAAGCAGCAGACCGCTGCCGAGCTGCGCCAGCGCAAGCCGGAAAAGCTGATCGAGTTCGCGGTCCGCGGCATGCTTCCGAAGGGCCCCCTCGGTCGTCGGCAGGGCAAGAAGCTCAAGGTCTACGCTGGCGGCGAGCATCCGCACGCGGCCCAGCAGCCGGAAGTCCTCGAGCTCACCGCCCAGGCGGCAGGATAG
- a CDS encoding non-canonical purine NTP pyrophosphatase: MTVPAGDFVLVTGNPNKAREAENILGFPVATEAVDLPEIQSLDLLAVLEAKGDEAWRRLRRPLVVEETGLFLPALGGFPGPLVKWMLAAIGPEGIARTVLALDDARAEARCAVLYRDAEGSRVAVGSDHGTLVLPGRGAGGFGWDPVFMPHGATETVAELGENWKNRHGHRGQAWRRLGAVEGG, from the coding sequence GTGACGGTCCCTGCGGGGGACTTCGTCTTGGTGACCGGCAATCCCAACAAAGCGCGGGAAGCGGAGAACATTCTGGGCTTTCCGGTGGCCACCGAAGCGGTCGATCTGCCTGAGATCCAGAGCCTCGACCTCCTCGCGGTGCTGGAGGCGAAGGGCGATGAAGCCTGGCGTCGCCTGCGGCGGCCGTTGGTGGTCGAGGAGACCGGCTTGTTCCTGCCCGCCCTCGGAGGATTTCCCGGCCCCTTGGTCAAGTGGATGCTGGCGGCCATCGGCCCCGAGGGCATTGCGCGCACCGTGCTGGCCCTCGACGACGCCCGCGCCGAAGCGCGCTGCGCTGTCCTCTACCGCGATGCCGAAGGTTCGCGGGTGGCGGTGGGCTCCGACCACGGCACCCTGGTGCTTCCGGGACGAGGCGCCGGTGGCTTTGGCTGGGATCCGGTCTTCATGCCGCACGGGGCGACCGAGACCGTGGCCGAGCTCGGCGAGAACTGGAAGAACCGCCACGGACATCGCGGCCAGGCCTGGCGCCGACTGGGGGCGGTCGAGGGAGGTTAG
- the coaE gene encoding dephospho-CoA kinase (Dephospho-CoA kinase (CoaE) performs the final step in coenzyme A biosynthesis.), with product MTRPRIVGLTGGLASGKSTVAEMLRRAGVEVVDADRLVADLYRPGEVGAKAIAELFGEAALDAEGAVDHAAVAARVFADPDLRHALEARIHPLVRQEFARRAAAAEGPIVLEATLLVEAGYDEDFDLVVTVEAAHETRLRRAIARGMTEAEAQARLVAQGDGAPRRAAADRVIDNDGDLAALEQQVEALVADLRGKS from the coding sequence ATGACCCGGCCCCGGATCGTCGGCCTCACCGGAGGCCTGGCGAGCGGTAAGTCGACGGTGGCGGAGATGCTGCGCCGCGCCGGTGTCGAGGTGGTCGATGCGGACCGCCTGGTGGCCGATCTCTACCGTCCCGGCGAGGTCGGTGCGAAAGCGATCGCCGAGCTCTTCGGCGAGGCCGCCCTCGATGCCGAGGGGGCCGTCGACCATGCGGCGGTGGCGGCCCGCGTCTTCGCCGATCCGGATCTGCGTCACGCCCTCGAGGCCCGCATCCACCCGCTGGTGCGGCAGGAGTTCGCCCGCCGTGCGGCCGCGGCGGAGGGGCCCATCGTGCTCGAGGCGACGCTCCTCGTGGAGGCCGGTTACGACGAGGACTTCGACCTCGTGGTGACCGTCGAAGCGGCCCACGAGACGCGGCTGCGGCGGGCCATCGCGCGCGGCATGACGGAGGCCGAGGCGCAGGCTCGCCTGGTGGCCCAGGGCGATGGCGCGCCGCGCCGGGCGGCGGCCGACCGGGTGATCGACAACGACGGCGATCTCGCCGCCCTCGAGCAGCAGGTCGAGGCGCTGGTGGCCGACTTGCGGGGAAAATCGTGA
- the folD gene encoding bifunctional methylenetetrahydrofolate dehydrogenase/methenyltetrahydrofolate cyclohydrolase FolD has protein sequence MKIEDKILDGKAVAAEIRREVAEGVRELVAAGGRPPGLGVVLVGEDPASKVYVGMKTRACEEAGMKGVSIRLPASASAEEVRAKVEELNTADDVDGFLVQLPLPKAIDERDILDRVDPAKDVDGFHAVNVGRLWLDQDALTPATPSGVMEMLRRYDIPLAGRRAVVVGRSAIVGKPMAALLLRENCTVTVCHSRTRDLAAVCRQADLLIAAVGRPAMIGPDHVREGAIVVDVGTNRVEDRAEVERLFPGDEKRLATLEKRGGVLVGDVDFTHVRPKAEAITPVPGGVGPLTVAMLLSNTLKAARRRQGR, from the coding sequence GTGAAGATCGAAGACAAGATTCTCGATGGCAAGGCGGTGGCGGCGGAGATTCGCCGCGAGGTCGCCGAAGGAGTGCGCGAGTTGGTGGCGGCCGGTGGCCGGCCGCCGGGCCTGGGGGTCGTGCTGGTGGGCGAGGATCCCGCCTCCAAGGTCTACGTCGGCATGAAGACGCGGGCCTGCGAAGAGGCCGGCATGAAGGGGGTGTCGATTCGCCTGCCGGCGTCCGCCTCGGCGGAGGAGGTGCGGGCCAAGGTCGAGGAGCTCAATACCGCCGATGACGTCGACGGCTTTTTGGTCCAGCTGCCGCTGCCCAAGGCGATCGACGAGCGCGACATCCTCGATCGGGTCGATCCGGCGAAGGACGTCGACGGCTTCCACGCCGTCAACGTCGGTCGCCTGTGGCTCGACCAGGACGCCCTGACGCCGGCGACGCCGAGCGGCGTGATGGAGATGCTGCGGCGCTACGACATTCCCCTCGCCGGCCGGCGGGCCGTGGTGGTGGGGCGCAGCGCCATCGTCGGCAAGCCGATGGCGGCCCTCCTGCTGCGCGAGAACTGCACCGTCACCGTGTGCCACTCGCGGACCCGCGATCTGGCCGCCGTTTGCCGTCAGGCGGATCTCCTGATCGCCGCCGTCGGCCGCCCGGCGATGATCGGCCCCGACCACGTTCGCGAGGGCGCCATCGTGGTCGATGTCGGCACCAATCGGGTGGAGGATCGGGCCGAGGTCGAGCGCCTCTTCCCGGGCGACGAGAAGCGCCTGGCGACCCTCGAAAAGCGCGGCGGCGTGCTGGTCGGGGATGTCGACTTCACCCACGTCCGGCCGAAAGCGGAGGCGATCACGCCGGTGCCCGGAGGGGTCGGTCCGCTGACCGTGGCAATGCTGCTCTCGAACACCCTGAAGGCGGCGCGCCGGCGCCAGGGGCGATGA
- a CDS encoding ubiquinone/menaquinone biosynthesis methyltransferase: MTSSREMTESPPSVDKSPQAVRDMFAGVAPRYDLLNHLLTGNLDFLWRRRATAALKPRPGERILDLCSGTGDQALGAGRRGARVAAADFCVPMLALSRAKFAAVTSPGPWPLAADALALPFSEGRFAGATVSFGLRNVSDLDAALRQLATSLQAGGRLVVLEFALPENRLLRGLYLAYFQRVLPFIGRLVSPRGSAYKYLPDSVVGFPQRQEFLDHMAAAGFENLTYKNLAGGTVCLYRGTT, translated from the coding sequence ATGACTTCATCGCGGGAAATGACCGAGTCACCGCCGTCCGTCGACAAGAGTCCGCAGGCGGTGCGCGACATGTTCGCGGGCGTGGCGCCGCGTTACGACCTGCTCAACCATCTGCTCACCGGAAATCTCGATTTTCTGTGGCGGCGGCGGGCGACGGCGGCCCTGAAGCCACGGCCTGGGGAGCGCATTCTCGACCTCTGCTCCGGCACCGGCGACCAGGCCCTCGGGGCGGGGCGCCGGGGGGCGCGGGTGGCGGCGGCGGATTTCTGCGTTCCCATGCTGGCACTGTCGCGCGCCAAGTTCGCCGCCGTGACCTCGCCGGGGCCTTGGCCGCTGGCGGCGGACGCTCTCGCCTTGCCCTTCTCGGAGGGGCGCTTCGCCGGTGCCACCGTGTCCTTCGGGTTGCGCAACGTTTCCGACCTCGATGCCGCCCTGCGCCAGCTCGCCACCAGCCTGCAGGCCGGCGGTCGGTTGGTGGTGCTGGAGTTCGCGCTACCCGAGAATCGCCTGCTGCGCGGCCTCTACCTGGCCTACTTTCAGCGCGTCCTGCCGTTCATCGGTCGCCTGGTCTCGCCGCGCGGCTCGGCCTACAAATACCTGCCCGACTCGGTGGTCGGCTTTCCCCAGCGGCAGGAGTTTCTCGACCACATGGCGGCGGCCGGATTCGAAAACTTGACCTACAAGAACCTGGCAGGCGGAACGGTCTGCCTCTACAGGGGTACGACGTGA
- the argF gene encoding ornithine carbamoyltransferase, producing the protein MSLRHLISIHDLAAGQVARLFDLAESVKADPGAYRSALAGQTLAMIFQKSSTRTRVSFEAGTFQLGGHALFLSSRDIQLGRGEPISDTAQVLSRYVDGIMARTFDHGDVTGLAEHGSIPVINGLTDDLHPCQGLTDYFTLREVFGDLAGRKITYVGDGNNMAHSLMLGAPKVGMDITIACPAGYEPAADYRQLAEGDAAAAGNRVEVTSDVAAAVAGASCIYTDVWASMGQEEEQQKRLADFAGFTVDSALMARAADDAVFLHCLPAHRGEEVSAEVADGPQSRIFDQAENRLHVQKAIMLALMGGSDYAL; encoded by the coding sequence TTGTCCCTGCGCCACCTCATTTCCATCCATGACCTCGCCGCGGGCCAGGTGGCCCGCTTGTTCGATCTCGCCGAGTCGGTCAAGGCCGATCCCGGCGCCTACCGCAGCGCTCTGGCCGGTCAGACGCTGGCGATGATCTTCCAGAAGTCGTCCACCCGCACCCGGGTCAGCTTCGAGGCGGGAACCTTCCAACTCGGCGGCCACGCGCTCTTTCTCTCCAGTCGCGACATTCAGCTCGGTCGGGGAGAGCCGATCTCCGACACCGCCCAGGTTCTGTCGCGCTACGTCGACGGCATCATGGCGCGCACCTTCGACCACGGCGATGTCACCGGTCTGGCGGAGCATGGCTCGATTCCGGTGATCAACGGCTTGACCGACGATCTCCACCCCTGTCAGGGGCTGACCGACTACTTCACCCTGCGCGAGGTGTTCGGCGATCTCGCCGGCCGCAAGATCACCTATGTCGGCGATGGCAACAACATGGCCCACTCGCTGATGCTGGGGGCGCCCAAGGTCGGGATGGACATCACCATCGCTTGCCCGGCGGGTTACGAGCCGGCGGCCGACTATCGGCAACTGGCGGAGGGCGATGCCGCCGCCGCCGGAAACCGGGTGGAGGTGACCAGCGACGTCGCGGCGGCGGTGGCCGGGGCGAGCTGCATCTACACCGACGTCTGGGCTTCCATGGGGCAGGAGGAAGAGCAGCAGAAGCGCCTGGCCGACTTCGCCGGTTTCACCGTCGACTCGGCCCTGATGGCGCGGGCGGCGGACGACGCGGTGTTCCTCCACTGTCTGCCGGCGCATCGCGGCGAGGAGGTCTCGGCGGAGGTCGCCGATGGCCCCCAGAGCCGTATTTTCGACCAGGCCGAGAACCGACTGCACGTGCAGAAGGCGATCATGCTCGCGTTGATGGGCGGCAGCGACTACGCCCTCTAG